From the genome of Nakamurella flavida:
AACGGCGACAAGGCCCAGATGCAGACCATCGCCGACCAGATGATCACCAGCGGCGTCACCGTGCTGGCCATCGTCAACCTGGACAACGAGTCCGGTGCGGCCATCGAGAAGAAGGCCGCCCAGCAGGGTGTCAAGACGATCGACTACGACCGGCTGACCCTCGGTGGCGTGGCCGACTACTACGTCTCGTACAACAACACCAAGGTCGGCGAGCTGCAGGGCCAGGGTCTGGCCGACTGCCTGGGTGAGGGCGACAAGAACATCGTCTTCCTCGACGGGTCGCCCTCGGACTCCAACGCCACCGACTTCGCCGCCGGTGCGCACAACGTCCTGGACAAGATCACCAGCTACAAGCAGGTCGCCGAGCAGGCCGTGCCGGACTGGGACAACCAGCAGGCCGCCACCATCTTCGAGCAGATCTTCACCCAGCAGGGTGGCGCCGTCGACGGCGTCCTGGCCGCCAACGACGGCCTGGGCAACGCGGTCATCTCCATCCTCAAGAAGAACGGTGTCACCCTGCCCGTCACGGGCCAGGACGCCACCGTGCAGGGCCTGCAGAACATCCTCGACGGCACCCAGTGCATGACCGTCTACAAGGACGCCAAGCAGGAGGCCGACGCCTTGTCCAAGCTGGCCATCGCGCTGGCCTCCGGCCAGGAGGGCAGCGCCACCGGCACCGTCACCGACGCCACCGGCGGTCGTGACGTCCCG
Proteins encoded in this window:
- a CDS encoding sugar ABC transporter substrate-binding protein, with product MRLKTSAAFCVLAGGSLLLAACGGSTGTAASSAVSSATSAASSAVSSASSGMSSAMSSGSSSASSSAASSAPAAGGTMSGKIGVILPDTKSSVRWETADRPALETAFKAAGVEYDIQNANGDKAQMQTIADQMITSGVTVLAIVNLDNESGAAIEKKAAQQGVKTIDYDRLTLGGVADYYVSYNNTKVGELQGQGLADCLGEGDKNIVFLDGSPSDSNATDFAAGAHNVLDKITSYKQVAEQAVPDWDNQQAATIFEQIFTQQGGAVDGVLAANDGLGNAVISILKKNGVTLPVTGQDATVQGLQNILDGTQCMTVYKDAKQEADALSKLAIALASGQEGSATGTVTDATGGRDVPAVLLDPKAITKENVKDVIDGGAVSAAELCTGDYAAKCTEAGIS